TTGAATTGATTAAAGTCATGGTTAAATTTCCGACCATGTCTTTGCCTGTCGGGCGATTGTAAACTTTTTCCATTACTTCCAGACCTGTTATTTTGCTCTGCGAAAAGACGAGCACTGGAATGGCAACGATAAAAGCCATTACGATTGTTTTCATTTTTCTGAGTGTCATTTTAGACCTCCATAATTTTTGTTTTCAAAGATTGTAGCAAATGCGGATTTGCGCAGAAATTTTCTGAACAAATCCACATCAATTCAGTTATTTTTTCTTTTTATTTTTAAAGTAGATATTTGACCCGTATAGAATCACAAACATCACGGTAACTGTTCCCAGAAAACTGGTGAACATGTTCAAAGAAACCAACGCTCCCAATATTCGGTTAGGCGGAAAGACCGAGAAAATCAGCACCATAAATCCGGCGATAACAACGATGGCGTTGAAAATTATCGCGCGGCCGGAATGATGCATGGTTAACTGAATGGTTTTAGCCTTATCTTTTGTCTGGGTTGCGTAAATTTTATACCTTTCAATAAAGTGTACCGCATAGTCGATTCCGATTCCGATGGCAATACTGGAAATTAACGCTGTTGTTGTACTCAACGGAATATCCAGCAAACCCATCACTCCAAAACTGATTAGCGCGGTAATGATAATGGGAACCGAACCAATTAGGCCAATAGTGAATTTTTTGAACATTAGCGCCAGAAGAACCACAATAATAATTAATGAAATCAACAAGCTGGAAATCTGGCCCTGTAAAATAAGGTCTGTAAAAACCAATGCTTTATAACCGGAACCGGCGTAATTCATTTCAACATTGTCTTTTTCAAAATCAGCCCGGTATTTCTCTATGATGTCGATGGCGCTTTTCAATGCTTTGGAGTTATCGCTTTTGAGCTGAAAAGTAATATTTGCCTTTTTATAATCTTCTGTGACAACCTGCCACAAATTATCCGGATCGCCGGACATTTCGTACAAGAGCAAATATTGCGCAATCAAATCGCTGGAGCCTGGAATACGATCATATTCCACACTATCGGCATGCATTACTTTGTTCATGCGTTTCAGATAATCGCCCAGAGAAAATGAATTTCCTACTACCGGCAATGTATTTTCCACGTCTTTCTGCATTTTCATTACAAGGCGCATCGTTTCAGGGCTCTTGAATGTATCGTCAGTTTTCCCTTCGAGGATCACATTCAAAGTACTGGTTCCGCCAAAGTGCTCATTGATAAATTTGTCCGTGAGGACGATATCGCTGTCTTTTTCAAATTTTTCCAGAAAGCTGGAATTTATCCACACTTTTGTGACGCCAAATATGGAAACAGCAACAATGATAACCGTGGCAACGTAGATGAGTGTCTTGTGCCTAATCGCCAAATGGGCAAATTTGTAAGCAAAATGATCATGCTCAGCATCGTCATCCTCATCTTTTATTTTCTTTTTCGGATGAGGCAAACCGAATGCTAAAATTCCGGCAGGAATTAATATTAAGGAAAAGACCATCGCCATCATTACGCCAAAAGCAGTGAACAGACCGAAATATTTGATGGGATAGACCTGCGATGTCAGCAATGAAATAAATCCCACTGCCGTCGTAATCGAAGTCATCACTACGGGACGCCACATTTCGCGAACCATGTCCATGACTGCCTCCCGGCGATCAGCCTCAGGATTTTCCCGCAAATGCATATAAAGATGGGAATACAAATGTATTCCGTCTGCTACCCCTATGGCGATAAGCATCACCGGAATCATCGTGGAAACCGCATAAATGGGAATGTTCAAAAGCGCCATGAGTCCGAACGCCCAGATTGTACTGAAAAGCACCACTAATAAAGTGAATAGCGTACTTTTGCCATTTCGAAGCACAAGAAAAAGTACCAAAATAATAACCAAAACGACAATTGGCACCATTCTCTTCATGTCTTTGGGCCCCAGATATGCCATGGTTCCTTCAACGATCGGGCGTCCTGCCACATAGACATTTTCCGGACCTTCATATTCCTTGGCAAGATTCAATATTTCGTGATAAAATTCTTGAGAAAAAACGTCATCCCCAATGCGGGCGATAATAACGGTCACGGTCTCGTCGGTGGAAACCAGTCTTCCGAAAACCATCCCGAAAACCATTTCATTATCGCGAACTTTCTGACGCAAATCCTGCAATTTTTCTTTGGTTTTGGGCACTCGTTTGAAAAAAGCCTTTACGTCCAGGCCGTCTTCAGTGCCAACGATATTGTCCGCTGTATAGAGCGAAGTCACATCGTTCTTCTCAATTTGTTTCATTTTTTGCAGCTTCTTGGTCAGGTCTTTGACCTTTTTCAGTGTGGAATAATTATAAACACCGTCTTTGTTTTCCAGTGCGATAATAATTCCGTCTTTGATGTCAAACCATTTCTCGGCCTGGTTACTGTAAACAAATGCCGGATGCTGCTGCGGCATGTATTTGTCAAGATCAGTTTCCATGCGTGAGTTGCTTTTCATCACCATAAAAAATCCGATAGAAATCAATAGAATAGTTAAGAGAATGATTTTTGGATATTTTAATAGCTTGCCAATTAAGTTAACCATTTGCCTCTCCTTTTAAATAAATTGAATTGTAAATAAAATTGGTAAATATTTCCTCTTTTAATGTTGAAGAGATCGTTTTGCAATCATTTTATTGATTGAAAAATATAAATCCATTCCTTCTTTTTTCAAATCAAACTGATAGCCAAACAAATGCCATTTGGCTACAATTAATCTGATCGAACCCAGAATAATCAGGGCTAATTGTTCTTTGGGAATATCATTTCGAATCTCGTTGTTTTTTTGTCCCTGTGTAATAATTTCTTCCAACACTTTTTGATTCGCTTCCATGATGGAGGCGATTGAATCGGCCAGTTGTTTTTCATTTTGAAAAATTTCTTCGGCAAAGATAATCGCCGCCAATGCCGGTTTTGAAGAAAATTGGATGAAATGTTGTTCAAAAATTTGCTTTAATTGCTCCAGGGAACTGAGATTTTTATCAGCAATGCTCGTAATTAATTCATCCTTTTGTTTTTTGAACAATTTCAAAATTCCCAGCAAAATTTCCATCTTACTGGTGAAGTGACGGTAAATCGCCCCTTCGGTCAAATGGACTCTGGCAGATAAATTCTTAATCGTTAATTTCTGAATACCTTCTTCAGCGATCAATTCAATAGCTGCTTCAATAATTTCTAATTGTCTTTTTGTGAACATGGTTAATCTCTTTTTAAGTTAATTTCGGTAGAAAGAGTAAATACTCACTTACAATATACTG
Above is a genomic segment from Calditrichota bacterium containing:
- a CDS encoding MMPL family transporter translates to MVNLIGKLLKYPKIILLTILLISIGFFMVMKSNSRMETDLDKYMPQQHPAFVYSNQAEKWFDIKDGIIIALENKDGVYNYSTLKKVKDLTKKLQKMKQIEKNDVTSLYTADNIVGTEDGLDVKAFFKRVPKTKEKLQDLRQKVRDNEMVFGMVFGRLVSTDETVTVIIARIGDDVFSQEFYHEILNLAKEYEGPENVYVAGRPIVEGTMAYLGPKDMKRMVPIVVLVIILVLFLVLRNGKSTLFTLLVVLFSTIWAFGLMALLNIPIYAVSTMIPVMLIAIGVADGIHLYSHLYMHLRENPEADRREAVMDMVREMWRPVVMTSITTAVGFISLLTSQVYPIKYFGLFTAFGVMMAMVFSLILIPAGILAFGLPHPKKKIKDEDDDAEHDHFAYKFAHLAIRHKTLIYVATVIIVAVSIFGVTKVWINSSFLEKFEKDSDIVLTDKFINEHFGGTSTLNVILEGKTDDTFKSPETMRLVMKMQKDVENTLPVVGNSFSLGDYLKRMNKVMHADSVEYDRIPGSSDLIAQYLLLYEMSGDPDNLWQVVTEDYKKANITFQLKSDNSKALKSAIDIIEKYRADFEKDNVEMNYAGSGYKALVFTDLILQGQISSLLISLIIIVVLLALMFKKFTIGLIGSVPIIITALISFGVMGLLDIPLSTTTALISSIAIGIGIDYAVHFIERYKIYATQTKDKAKTIQLTMHHSGRAIIFNAIVVIAGFMVLIFSVFPPNRILGALVSLNMFTSFLGTVTVMFVILYGSNIYFKNKKKK
- a CDS encoding TetR/AcrR family transcriptional regulator gives rise to the protein MFTKRQLEIIEAAIELIAEEGIQKLTIKNLSARVHLTEGAIYRHFTSKMEILLGILKLFKKQKDELITSIADKNLSSLEQLKQIFEQHFIQFSSKPALAAIIFAEEIFQNEKQLADSIASIMEANQKVLEEIITQGQKNNEIRNDIPKEQLALIILGSIRLIVAKWHLFGYQFDLKKEGMDLYFSINKMIAKRSLQH